Proteins encoded together in one Onychomys torridus chromosome 1, mOncTor1.1, whole genome shotgun sequence window:
- the LOC118583830 gene encoding putative short transient receptor potential channel 2-like protein isoform X2, which yields MAPVKISHVVSFSSQDPKYPVENLLNPDSHRGPWLSCPQDKSGKLKVELQLERVVPISYIDVGNCGCAFLQIDVGRSSWPLDRPFLTLLPATMLMSLADSKEGKNRSGVRMFKDDDFLTPASGESWDRLRLTCSQPFTRHQSFGLAFLRVRSSLDPSADSVVDLPAPGGSGPTQNSSDMLESDPRPWLTNPSIRRTFFPDPQASTKGISELKGKLKQLQPGPLGRAAHMVLSAANRAPPASVVSPKNSHGEPGPSHPKGAEPRSEEQNRKNGMGRRKRRKLQDERPLSNSSSQPDRRRAARARQKQHRPQTKNDEGVQATGQCPICTGSFSVETLPLHAATCGESSPSQPSSPCSSSSPSVLWVSSPESSPSPSWVQCPICGLQFSAREIEEHASMCGEVCPA from the exons ATGGCTCCTGTGAAGATCAGCCATGTAGTATCATTTTCCTCTCAG GATCCCAAGTATCCTGTGGAGAACTTGCTGAACCCAGACAGTCATAGGGGACCTTGGCTCAGCTGTCCTCAGGACAAGAGTGGGAAACTAAAAGTGGAACTTCAGCTGGAGAGGGTGGTCCCCATAAGTTACATCGATGTCG GTAACTGTGGCTGTGCTTTCCTGCAGATTGACGTGGGTCGTTCTTCCTGGCCCCTGGACAGACCTTTCCTCACCCTTCTCCCTGCAACCATGCTAATGTCCCTCGCTGATTCAAAGGAGGGGAAGAACCGCTCAGGAGTCCGGATGTTTAAAGATG ATGATTTCCTGACTCCAGCCTCAGGAGAATCATGGGACCGACTTCGACTGACCTGCTCACAACCTTTCACACGTCACCAGTCTTTTGGCCTGGCCTTCCTCCGGGTGCGGTCCTCTCTGGACCCCTCAGCTGACTCTGTGGTGGATCTCCCTGCCCCAGGAGGCTCTGGGCCGACCCAG AACTCTTCAGATATGCTGGAGTCTGATCCTAGGCCCTGGCTGACTAATCCTTCTATCCGGAGGACATTCTTCCCAGATCCCCAGGC GAGCACCAAGGGGATCTCAGAGCTCAAGGGTAAGCTGAAGCAGTTGCAGCCAGGGCCGCTGGGGCGGGCGGCCCACATGGTGCTTTCTGCTGCCAACAGGGCACCTCCGGCCAGTGTGGTAAGCCCAAAGAACAGCCATGGGGAACCAGGTCCCAGTCATCCAAAGGGTGCAG AGCCCAGATCAGaagaacaaaacaggaagaatggtatgggcagaaggaagagaaggaaattgCAGGACGAAAG ACCGTTGTCCAACTCAAGTTCTCAGCCAGATAGGAGGCGCGCGGCAAGAGCAAGGCAGAAACAGCACCGACCTCAGACCAAAAATGACGAAGGTGTCCAGGCGACTGGGCAGTGTCCCATTTGTACAG GCTCCTTCAGCGTGGAGACTCTTCCCTTGCATGCTGCCACTTGTGGAGAGAGTTCCCCATCGCAGCCATCTTCTCCCTGCTCGTCTTCCTCGCCGTCTGTGCTGTGGGTGTCCTCCCCAGAGAGCTCTCCGTCACCATCCTGGGTGCAGTGTCCTATTTGTGGGTTACAGTTCTCAGCAAGAGAAATAGAAGAACATGCCAGCATGTGTGGGGAAGTTTGTCCAGCCTGA